One stretch of Pseudomonas fluorescens Q2-87 DNA includes these proteins:
- the tssB gene encoding type VI secretion system contractile sheath small subunit has translation MAKEGSVAPKERINVTFKPATGGAQEEIELPLKLLAIGDYTYRKDERNIEDRKPIGIDKITFDEVLAKQELTLTLNVPNRLQDGGETQDLAIQLRLNSMKDFNPASLVEQVPELQKLMELRDALMALKGPLGNAPAFRKAIEGVLANDDSRRRVLDELGLNPVAPSA, from the coding sequence ATGGCCAAAGAAGGCTCGGTCGCCCCCAAGGAGCGCATCAACGTCACCTTCAAACCAGCCACCGGCGGCGCTCAGGAGGAAATTGAGTTGCCATTGAAGTTATTGGCAATAGGCGATTACACCTATCGCAAGGATGAACGCAATATCGAGGACCGAAAGCCGATTGGTATCGACAAGATTACCTTCGACGAAGTACTGGCCAAGCAAGAGTTGACCCTGACCCTGAACGTGCCTAATCGCCTGCAGGACGGCGGTGAAACTCAGGACCTGGCTATACAGCTGCGCTTGAATTCGATGAAGGACTTCAACCCGGCGAGCCTGGTCGAACAGGTGCCAGAGCTTCAAAAGCTGATGGAATTGCGCGACGCGTTGATGGCGCTCAAAGGGCCATTAGGTAACGCTCCGGCGTTTCGTAAAGCCATCGAAGGTGTACTCGCCAATGATGACTCCCGCCGCCGCGTTCTGGATGAGCTGGGTCTGAATCCTGTAGCCCCCAGTGCTTGA
- the tssA gene encoding type VI secretion system protein TssA, protein MSYSEKLSAHYMALAKLPVSNESFAGVDVRFSNEYETLENELGKAQSMHESGQVDWLKVLRGSELLLSTQSKDLRVAVWLTWALYQCESFQGLLAGLCLLQHLCKNHWLEVHPAKNRTRAASINWLVPRLEQVLSDSVAIKEQLPLFRHLAEQLEGLDTVCSAQLGEEAPLLLPLCRRLRNMIQRVTDNLPQAGAIGTVVAQVKHAASQLLASDAPIENEKEAHKALRAQQESARSLCAWWLKQKATDPRALRLNRTMLWLAIDAMPERNAEQITQLRGVPADRLKTYRDGLQQGNYADLLVEIEASLAKAPFWLDGQRLAWECLQGLDAELAMREVEIQFALFIERLPGVIELCWHDGTPFADPDTRTWIAAQVTPHLQKPSASPEVSARGNHAPWELALQEAQSIQRSSGLKTAVQFLRQGMQSTPGGRDRFFWRFVMARLCFSARKYELAKVQLEALDQTLQHSGLNIWEPSLELQVLDLLHTCCELLPQNHSVRECKEESYRRLCHLDLELVIE, encoded by the coding sequence ATGTCATATTCCGAAAAACTGTCCGCCCATTATATGGCTCTCGCTAAATTGCCAGTTTCCAATGAGAGCTTCGCGGGAGTGGACGTGCGTTTTTCAAATGAATACGAAACGCTGGAAAACGAGTTGGGCAAAGCCCAGTCGATGCATGAAAGTGGCCAAGTCGACTGGCTCAAAGTCCTGAGGGGAAGTGAATTACTGTTGAGTACCCAGTCGAAGGATTTGCGAGTGGCCGTATGGCTGACCTGGGCGTTGTATCAGTGTGAATCCTTTCAGGGGCTGCTGGCTGGGCTCTGTCTTTTGCAGCATCTATGTAAAAACCATTGGCTTGAAGTTCATCCCGCCAAAAACCGAACCCGAGCCGCCAGCATCAACTGGTTGGTGCCTCGTCTGGAGCAGGTATTAAGCGATAGCGTTGCGATTAAAGAGCAGTTGCCGCTGTTCCGTCATCTGGCGGAACAGCTTGAAGGCCTGGATACCGTTTGCAGCGCCCAGTTGGGTGAGGAGGCGCCTCTGTTATTGCCGTTGTGTCGGCGGCTCAGGAACATGATCCAGCGTGTCACTGATAACTTGCCACAGGCCGGGGCCATTGGAACCGTGGTGGCCCAGGTTAAGCATGCCGCCAGCCAACTGCTTGCGTCCGATGCTCCGATTGAAAATGAAAAAGAAGCTCATAAGGCATTGCGTGCCCAGCAGGAGAGTGCTCGTTCGTTATGCGCTTGGTGGCTCAAGCAAAAGGCGACCGACCCCCGCGCCCTGCGCTTGAATCGCACCATGCTTTGGCTAGCCATTGACGCAATGCCTGAGCGCAACGCAGAACAGATCACCCAACTGCGTGGGGTGCCGGCAGACAGACTGAAGACTTATCGGGATGGTCTCCAACAAGGTAATTACGCGGACCTGCTTGTTGAGATCGAGGCTAGCCTGGCGAAGGCACCGTTCTGGCTAGATGGACAACGGCTCGCCTGGGAGTGCTTGCAAGGATTGGATGCTGAGTTGGCCATGCGAGAGGTGGAAATCCAATTCGCGCTTTTCATCGAGCGCCTGCCGGGAGTCATCGAATTGTGCTGGCATGACGGTACGCCGTTCGCTGATCCAGACACCCGGACATGGATTGCAGCCCAGGTCACGCCCCATCTGCAGAAACCCAGCGCTTCGCCCGAAGTAAGTGCCAGGGGCAACCATGCACCTTGGGAATTGGCTCTGCAAGAGGCTCAGTCGATCCAGCGTTCAAGCGGCCTTAAAACTGCTGTCCAGTTTTTAAGGCAAGGCATGCAAAGCACTCCTGGGGGGCGCGACCGTTTCTTCTGGCGGTTCGTGATGGCTCGGTTGTGCTTTTCGGCCAGGAAATATGAGCTCGCCAAGGTCCAGCTCGAAGCCCTTGATCAGACGCTACAACACTCAGGCCTGAACATCTGGGAGCCCAGTCTGGAGCTGCAGGTGCTGGATTTGCTGCACACGTGCTGCGAGTTGTTGCCCCAGAACCACTCGGTGCGTGAATGCAAAGAAGAGAGCTACCGCAGGTTGTGTCATCTCGACCTGGAACTGGTAATCGAATAG
- a CDS encoding type VI secretion system tip protein VgrG, whose translation MPQVTNTNEFQLIIPGFEHELQILAFEGYEAISTPYCFDVKLVSEQKNIDLEQLLNKPAFLAFDKQHSGIHGFIYRAQQNDSGKRLAHYKIKLTPRLTYLAHRTNQRIFQQISVPKIITSILKEHGIFTDAHRFQLSASYPPRDYCVQYQESDLHFIERLCHEEGLHYHFQHSVSGHQLIFGDDQTVFPRRDRPTAYKHDSGMVYDEPVIQRFGLRLETRTSRVTCRDYDFKKATFLPENACQLNIGKIQPDLEAYDYPGGFFQEQRGKLLSRRALERHRADYCLAEGRSNQPTLMTGHFLELREHPRSEWNDLWLLTEVRHEGKQPQVLEEIIPNETGPSEGLFNQGYRNRFVATPWAVIFRSRRFFQKPHISGCQTAVVTGPEGEEIHCDQYGRVKVRFFWDRADRVDSNSSCWLRVASSWAGNGYGGVTIPRVGMEVLVTFLEGDPDKPLISGCLTNSANTLPYPLPAHKTRTVFRSRSSPGYKGANELHLEDRTGQELIYLRAQRDMEQKIENDSRLEVGNERRETIKGNSITEIHAEEHRTTAADRTIRVGGNDYLNVVNRHTHVDQTFIVDAGQQVHIKAGAHLVLEAGATLSLNAGGQHIVINPSGIYSSSEIQIGGTPLPAISASSFNPELAATLVKLEDLPAMLAPTQRALMTASQALGLDFCPICEACRNGICTTEAVAA comes from the coding sequence ATGCCACAAGTCACCAACACTAACGAATTTCAACTCATAATTCCCGGCTTCGAACATGAACTACAGATCTTGGCCTTCGAAGGTTATGAAGCGATAAGCACACCTTATTGTTTCGACGTAAAACTTGTCAGCGAACAAAAAAACATCGATCTAGAGCAACTGTTAAATAAACCAGCATTCCTAGCCTTTGATAAACAGCACAGTGGCATACACGGCTTTATCTATCGAGCTCAGCAAAACGATTCAGGTAAACGCTTGGCGCATTACAAGATCAAACTGACCCCACGACTGACCTATTTGGCGCATCGGACTAATCAACGAATTTTCCAGCAAATCAGTGTGCCCAAGATCATCACTTCGATCCTCAAGGAGCACGGAATCTTCACCGATGCTCATCGCTTCCAGTTGAGTGCAAGTTATCCGCCGCGTGACTACTGCGTTCAGTATCAGGAGTCCGATTTGCATTTCATCGAGCGCCTATGTCACGAAGAGGGCTTGCACTATCACTTCCAGCACAGTGTATCTGGCCATCAACTAATTTTTGGCGACGACCAGACCGTATTTCCCCGGCGCGACCGACCCACTGCTTATAAACACGACAGTGGAATGGTTTACGACGAACCGGTTATTCAGCGCTTTGGTCTTCGGCTTGAAACCCGGACCAGCCGAGTCACATGCCGTGATTACGACTTCAAGAAGGCTACGTTCCTGCCGGAAAACGCCTGTCAGCTCAACATCGGTAAAATCCAGCCGGACTTGGAAGCCTACGATTATCCCGGTGGTTTTTTTCAGGAACAGCGCGGCAAATTACTGAGTCGGCGGGCCCTGGAACGACATCGCGCCGACTACTGCCTGGCCGAAGGCAGGAGTAACCAGCCAACCTTGATGACGGGACATTTCTTGGAGTTGAGAGAACATCCACGCTCGGAATGGAATGACCTATGGTTGTTGACTGAAGTACGTCACGAAGGCAAACAGCCGCAGGTCCTGGAAGAAATTATCCCCAACGAAACTGGCCCTAGTGAAGGCCTCTTCAATCAGGGCTACCGCAATCGGTTTGTCGCTACACCGTGGGCTGTGATCTTTCGCTCCCGACGGTTTTTTCAAAAGCCACACATATCCGGCTGCCAGACAGCAGTCGTTACCGGGCCCGAGGGTGAAGAAATCCACTGCGATCAATACGGCCGGGTCAAGGTCAGGTTTTTCTGGGATCGTGCGGATCGCGTCGATAGCAACAGCAGCTGCTGGTTGAGAGTCGCTTCAAGTTGGGCAGGCAATGGCTATGGGGGCGTTACGATACCAAGAGTGGGTATGGAGGTATTGGTCACCTTCCTTGAAGGCGATCCCGACAAGCCCTTGATCAGCGGATGCCTGACCAATAGTGCAAATACCTTGCCCTACCCACTCCCTGCACATAAAACGCGCACCGTGTTTCGCTCCCGCAGCTCCCCCGGCTACAAGGGCGCCAACGAATTGCATCTGGAGGACCGTACAGGCCAGGAGCTGATCTACCTGCGTGCCCAGCGTGATATGGAGCAAAAAATAGAAAATGACAGCCGGCTAGAGGTGGGCAACGAACGGCGAGAGACCATCAAGGGCAACAGCATTACAGAAATTCATGCGGAGGAGCATCGGACTACAGCCGCCGACCGCACGATCCGGGTCGGAGGTAACGATTACCTGAACGTCGTCAATCGCCATACCCATGTCGATCAGACGTTCATCGTCGACGCCGGTCAGCAAGTGCATATCAAGGCCGGCGCTCATCTCGTTCTCGAAGCAGGCGCAACCCTCAGCTTGAATGCCGGGGGCCAACACATCGTGATCAATCCCAGCGGCATCTACAGCAGCAGTGAAATCCAAATCGGTGGCACCCCGCTACCTGCGATCAGTGCTTCGTCATTTAATCCTGAACTAGCGGCCACCTTGGTCAAGCTGGAGGATCTACCGGCGATGCTTGCCCCTACGCAGCGGGCCCTGATGACGGCCAGTCAAGCATTGGGATTAGATTTCTGTCCTATCTGCGAGGCCTGCCGCAACGGTATATGTACAACGGAAGCCGTCGCAGCATGA
- a CDS encoding DUF4123 domain-containing protein, which translates to MTCSFPHQWLVEHHRLGRALCVVLDSENERQIRQALLKNCRPDQYLNIFGQTIIADLSDAGPLVFEFDQPGDQSIHQLLESPERNWGWLASLRKGNLQVLAEHWRERLIIGKRPHQALYRFQDNRVLARALGYLPIEAYPVYLGPAISVCYWQGTSWERVDNPAPDVYPVPESPLWLQVPVPPQQVMETRLINARRFLLAEHVQAYARLAERQDPEAWLRATLNQAEAWNWQAPEKLEFLLTYRLQAPAHTLMREWQALPAESPDEHFERVRLMTTFWQVETLR; encoded by the coding sequence ATGACTTGCTCGTTCCCCCATCAGTGGTTGGTCGAGCACCACCGCCTTGGCCGCGCATTGTGTGTTGTTCTGGACTCGGAAAATGAGCGACAGATACGCCAGGCGCTTTTAAAGAACTGTCGCCCTGACCAATATCTGAACATTTTTGGCCAGACCATCATCGCCGACCTAAGCGACGCTGGGCCGCTCGTCTTCGAATTTGATCAGCCCGGCGACCAAAGTATCCATCAATTACTCGAGTCCCCGGAAAGAAACTGGGGCTGGCTTGCCAGCCTTCGTAAAGGAAACCTGCAGGTATTGGCAGAACATTGGCGGGAACGGTTGATCATTGGAAAGCGTCCTCATCAAGCGCTGTATCGCTTCCAGGACAATCGTGTGCTGGCACGGGCACTCGGGTATTTGCCCATTGAAGCCTACCCCGTCTATCTCGGGCCGGCGATCAGTGTCTGCTACTGGCAAGGTACAAGCTGGGAACGCGTGGATAATCCGGCACCCGACGTATATCCGGTGCCTGAATCGCCTCTCTGGCTGCAAGTACCTGTTCCCCCGCAGCAAGTAATGGAAACCCGCCTGATCAATGCCCGCCGTTTTCTGTTGGCCGAGCATGTCCAGGCCTACGCCCGACTTGCCGAGCGCCAGGATCCGGAGGCGTGGTTGCGCGCCACGCTCAATCAAGCCGAGGCATGGAACTGGCAAGCGCCTGAGAAGTTGGAATTCTTGCTGACCTATCGTCTGCAAGCGCCTGCGCACACGTTGATGCGGGAATGGCAAGCGCTCCCTGCTGAAAGCCCTGACGAACATTTTGAACGGGTGCGTCTGATGACGACCTTTTGGCAAGTCGAGACGTTGCGATGA
- a CDS encoding lipase family protein — protein MTSLKNELESRLSGSTLACPVAGKWTSFQLVDELGSGEPYAGLVYVATDSEGQVHSGNLDASGAGKVRNHYAGPIALVFEQKYQGPEQLYLELQRRDSYPLKITELQVRAEHTRYMHPNAIRSRESPAQTRADDFFQVEVRHLVKHVAHLPPEVYRHYPCPTGPARLMGEHGKSGVILMPHKHTVLEVRPLRALRPMLSIAPEFCALNLYQLALMSTLTYCPFGQTPELPPINTRVSFTHQPSVGNWFADALAKSEELWMLNPGQTKAYYPLYQDVPYSERLEIVPFDPALYAVNNPELGEDQEHPAKIHFLDDRKLESQATDTQAFITHNGQLILIAIRGTSEMIPDGLRDADALQVPFEEGNGRVHRGFYGAAKKTAAFVTSYLDKFYAGQPLLICGHSLGGAVALLLSEILRRRPEGYTIQLYTYGAPRAADATFVKNAEPLVHYRMVNHNDPIPSVPGSWMNTKAGIYGTGLALTFANVPVGLSVFVAGITNWTGENYEHHGILRHFMPVELDRKETFSILWTPSCDTIIQHAACDVALQHQHGLPDRPSLLSQLFHTENHFMVPSYIPACWATLHRWQQAQVAQDSLVTKREYEWVESALAHITQRLRNEKRHLTARAAPNGRSHNPDHDALTHEIDMIRTTLARLATLRTASVSEKDVYGNLAEQPEQLAQSLSRWHAHPENSVAVQLARAPSPGTENEWINNADGYAVGKPYTLDIDAIV, from the coding sequence ATGACGTCGTTGAAAAATGAACTGGAATCAAGGTTGAGCGGCAGTACCCTGGCGTGCCCGGTGGCAGGGAAATGGACGAGCTTTCAGCTAGTCGATGAGTTGGGCTCTGGCGAACCTTACGCAGGACTGGTTTATGTCGCTACCGATTCAGAAGGACAGGTACATTCCGGAAATCTAGATGCATCGGGGGCCGGCAAGGTCAGGAATCATTACGCCGGACCGATTGCCCTTGTCTTTGAACAAAAGTACCAAGGGCCGGAACAGCTTTATCTGGAGCTTCAACGCAGAGACAGCTATCCGCTGAAGATTACCGAGCTGCAAGTCCGTGCAGAACACACCCGCTACATGCATCCAAACGCTATACGCTCCCGAGAAAGCCCGGCCCAAACTCGCGCGGACGATTTCTTCCAGGTGGAGGTGCGCCATCTCGTCAAGCACGTCGCGCATTTGCCTCCCGAGGTGTATCGCCATTACCCGTGCCCTACCGGGCCGGCACGGCTGATGGGTGAGCATGGCAAATCCGGTGTAATCCTTATGCCACACAAGCACACGGTGCTGGAGGTGCGCCCGTTACGGGCCTTGCGGCCCATGTTGTCCATCGCCCCCGAATTCTGCGCACTCAACTTATATCAATTGGCGCTCATGTCGACCTTGACCTATTGCCCCTTTGGCCAGACTCCAGAACTACCTCCGATCAATACCCGGGTGAGCTTCACCCACCAGCCGAGCGTCGGTAACTGGTTCGCAGATGCGCTAGCCAAATCCGAGGAACTTTGGATGCTCAATCCGGGGCAAACAAAAGCCTATTATCCGTTATATCAGGACGTGCCCTATTCCGAACGCCTGGAGATCGTGCCGTTCGACCCTGCCCTGTATGCGGTCAATAATCCAGAGCTGGGCGAAGACCAGGAACATCCCGCCAAGATCCACTTTCTTGATGACCGCAAACTTGAGTCGCAGGCCACTGATACCCAGGCGTTTATCACCCATAACGGCCAACTGATCCTTATTGCAATACGCGGAACTTCGGAAATGATCCCTGACGGCCTGCGTGACGCAGATGCGCTCCAAGTACCGTTTGAAGAAGGTAATGGTCGAGTACATCGCGGATTCTATGGAGCCGCAAAAAAAACGGCCGCCTTCGTAACGAGCTACTTGGATAAATTCTATGCTGGCCAACCACTACTCATTTGCGGCCACAGCCTTGGGGGCGCGGTAGCGTTATTACTTTCCGAAATTCTGCGGCGCCGACCGGAAGGCTACACCATCCAGCTCTACACCTACGGCGCCCCCCGCGCCGCTGATGCAACTTTCGTAAAAAACGCCGAGCCCCTGGTGCATTACCGCATGGTCAACCACAACGATCCGATACCCAGCGTACCCGGCAGTTGGATGAACACAAAGGCAGGCATCTATGGCACGGGGTTGGCGCTGACGTTCGCCAACGTACCGGTCGGCCTTTCGGTGTTTGTGGCGGGCATCACCAACTGGACGGGGGAGAACTATGAACACCACGGAATCTTGCGACATTTCATGCCAGTGGAGTTAGATCGCAAGGAAACCTTTTCGATACTCTGGACGCCCAGTTGCGACACCATCATTCAACACGCCGCCTGCGATGTCGCCCTTCAGCATCAACACGGCCTACCGGATCGTCCGTCGTTACTGTCCCAACTCTTTCACACCGAGAATCATTTCATGGTCCCCAGCTATATTCCCGCTTGTTGGGCGACCTTGCATCGCTGGCAGCAAGCGCAGGTAGCCCAGGACTCCCTGGTAACGAAGCGTGAATATGAATGGGTGGAAAGTGCTCTGGCACACATCACCCAGCGCTTGCGAAACGAAAAACGCCACCTGACAGCACGGGCCGCTCCCAATGGTCGTAGCCACAACCCTGACCATGATGCACTTACCCACGAAATCGACATGATACGAACCACGCTCGCTCGTCTGGCCACGCTGCGCACCGCGTCGGTCAGCGAAAAAGACGTCTACGGAAACCTGGCGGAACAACCCGAACAACTGGCGCAAAGCCTGTCGCGCTGGCATGCCCACCCGGAAAACAGCGTAGCGGTGCAATTGGCGAGGGCACCGAGCCCGGGTACCGAAAATGAGTGGATCAACAATGCTGACGGATACGCAGTCGGTAAACCTTACACCTTGGATATCGACGCCATCGTCTGA
- a CDS encoding tetratricopeptide repeat protein translates to MLDSLEKMLDKGVDNALLRFGLGKGYLDLGEFARAAEHLQRCVEFDPKYSAAWKLLGKAHQGQGDVAAARHAWQQGLAAARAHGDKQAEKEMTVFLKKLDRQP, encoded by the coding sequence ATGCTCGACTCCCTGGAAAAAATGCTCGACAAGGGTGTGGATAACGCACTGCTGCGCTTTGGCCTGGGCAAAGGCTATCTCGATCTCGGCGAATTCGCCCGGGCGGCGGAGCACCTTCAGCGCTGCGTCGAGTTCGATCCAAAGTACTCGGCGGCGTGGAAACTATTGGGTAAAGCCCACCAAGGCCAAGGCGATGTCGCGGCGGCGCGCCACGCCTGGCAGCAGGGCCTGGCAGCCGCCCGCGCCCATGGCGACAAGCAAGCGGAAAAGGAAATGACGGTTTTCCTGAAGAAGCTGGACCGCCAACCCTGA